One Tenuifilum sp. 4138str genomic region harbors:
- a CDS encoding DNA adenine methylase — MGTKIIRSPLFYVGDKYKLLKEILPNFPNEINRFIEPFAGGGSVFLNVNANKYLLNDIDKYVFNLHNFLIKHSKSPQKFFNEIEKIIFEYNLSRSYKEDIIPTELKIKYKKTYFAKFNKNSFEKLKTDFNNEKEIDLYKFYVLLIYGFNRMIRFNGSGKYNLPVGNVDFNKNVVTALENYFDKVKTEKIKWYNKDYTDFLKSVKPQQDDFIYFDPPYLITFSEYNKLWDEKKELELIKTLDLLNKNKIRFAVSNVTHYKDKENKIFNKWSSNYNIIPIKSNYISYHDNSIKSFREVLVTNYE; from the coding sequence ATGGGAACTAAAATAATACGTTCGCCATTATTTTATGTGGGCGATAAATACAAATTATTAAAAGAAATATTACCGAATTTCCCTAATGAAATAAATAGGTTCATCGAACCATTTGCTGGCGGGGGTTCAGTTTTCCTAAATGTAAATGCAAATAAATATTTGCTAAATGACATTGACAAATATGTATTTAACTTACATAATTTTTTAATCAAACATTCAAAATCTCCACAAAAGTTCTTTAACGAAATTGAAAAAATTATTTTTGAATATAATCTTTCACGTTCATACAAAGAAGACATTATTCCGACTGAATTAAAAATTAAATATAAAAAAACTTATTTCGCAAAATTCAATAAAAATAGTTTTGAGAAATTGAAAACAGACTTTAACAACGAAAAGGAAATAGACTTATACAAATTTTATGTATTGTTGATATATGGCTTCAATAGGATGATTCGTTTTAATGGTTCAGGCAAATATAATTTACCTGTCGGGAATGTTGATTTTAATAAAAATGTAGTAACTGCACTTGAAAACTACTTTGATAAAGTAAAAACTGAAAAAATAAAGTGGTACAATAAAGACTACACTGATTTTTTAAAAAGCGTAAAACCGCAACAAGACGACTTTATTTATTTTGACCCTCCTTATTTGATAACATTTAGTGAATACAATAAACTTTGGGATGAGAAAAAGGAACTTGAATTAATAAAAACTTTGGATTTGCTAAATAAAAATAAAATAAGGTTTGCGGTATCAAACGTTACACATTATAAAGACAAAGAAAATAAAATTTTTAACAAGTGGTCATCGAATTACAATATCATTCCGATAAAGAGTAATTACATCAGTTACCACGACAATAGCATAAAATCATTTAGAGAAGTTTTAGTTACAAACTATGAGTAA
- a CDS encoding DNA adenine methylase, which translates to MDKIGTYLKETREALALQLQEVHSKTKIDPTVLSRIENGKRLPTKKQLLQLAELYNCDTHKILVHWLSDKVVSEIKYEDFGLEALQVAEEKIVYGKPISLFPELKAENYINLESRRYIGSKAKLTNWIIETILKETKDAESLIDIFAGTASVAKAASEHFPYIIINDILHANNIIYKAFFKPDYWDREKVEDILEYYNSINPNDLEENYFSENYGDKFFDHLNAKLIGYIREDIESRKNSLTDKEYSVILTSLIYNIDKIANTVGHFDAYIKKPIKYKKLNLRLIKPVDIKNVEIYQENANLLARKISADIAYIDPPYNSRQYSRFYHVYENLVKWDKPPLFGVALKPEPENMSVYCTVNAKAAFRDLIENLDVKYIAVSYNNTYNSKSNSSENKIRLETIEDILKKKGKTKVFECSHRFFNTGKTEFDNHKELLFITKVNGN; encoded by the coding sequence ATGGACAAAATTGGAACATATCTTAAAGAAACTAGAGAGGCACTTGCGTTACAACTTCAAGAGGTGCATAGTAAGACAAAAATTGACCCAACAGTTTTAAGCAGAATTGAAAATGGCAAGAGACTTCCGACAAAAAAACAACTATTACAACTTGCCGAATTATATAACTGTGACACGCATAAAATTTTAGTTCATTGGTTAAGTGACAAGGTTGTATCAGAAATAAAGTATGAGGACTTTGGTTTAGAAGCACTACAAGTTGCTGAAGAAAAGATTGTATATGGAAAGCCAATTTCACTATTCCCTGAATTAAAAGCAGAAAATTACATTAACCTTGAAAGCAGAAGATATATTGGTAGTAAAGCTAAACTTACAAATTGGATAATTGAAACCATACTTAAAGAAACAAAAGATGCAGAATCCTTAATTGATATTTTTGCAGGAACTGCAAGTGTTGCAAAAGCTGCATCGGAACACTTTCCCTATATTATCATTAACGATATACTTCACGCAAATAACATCATTTATAAAGCTTTTTTTAAACCCGATTATTGGGATAGAGAAAAAGTTGAAGATATATTAGAATATTATAATAGCATAAATCCAAATGATTTGGAAGAAAATTATTTCTCGGAAAACTATGGAGATAAATTTTTTGACCACTTAAACGCTAAGCTAATTGGTTACATTCGTGAAGATATAGAAAGCAGAAAGAATAGTTTGACAGACAAGGAGTATTCTGTTATACTTACATCACTAATTTATAACATTGACAAAATAGCAAATACTGTTGGACATTTTGATGCCTACATTAAGAAGCCAATAAAATATAAAAAATTAAATCTGAGATTGATTAAACCTGTTGATATTAAAAATGTTGAAATATACCAAGAAAATGCAAATCTATTAGCCCGAAAAATTTCAGCTGACATTGCATATATTGACCCTCCCTATAATTCACGTCAATACAGTCGTTTCTACCACGTTTACGAAAACTTAGTTAAATGGGACAAACCGCCATTATTCGGTGTTGCTTTAAAACCTGAGCCAGAAAATATGAGTGTATATTGCACCGTAAATGCTAAAGCAGCTTTCAGAGATTTAATTGAAAATCTTGACGTAAAATATATTGCTGTTTCTTACAACAACACATATAATTCAAAAAGTAATTCATCGGAAAATAAAATCCGTCTTGAAACCATTGAAGATATCTTAAAAAAGAAAGGAAAAACTAAAGTTTTTGAATGTTCTCATAGATTTTTTAATACAGGAAAGACGGAATTTGATAATCATAAAGAATTATTATTTATCACTAAAGTAAATGGGAACTAA
- a CDS encoding tyrosine-type recombinase/integrase, translating into MVFLQKIQHRSAPRIGLFFKYDEQLNQRARSIGAIWSRTYRCWYVDYSKENFRKIEQAFPEIEIINDPEEKVPPQAPGLQKSHDNAPIAAARSDNALPLQVAAEHNPTKKDEPTGACAEFLRIIGKYWAVKLPYTPTIVKALKETKGVYWNKSHKAWMVLRHVSVKTKVEAILGQPGLLPADYYINHTPEGQNGKIVVEPYAAERKMMMVKLPAISAIVQQVKRFAGSRYSKANQCYLLPATPAMMENLVALAKNSGLSLTNRLPENYLHKRYAPNLKQVKLETTLANLQRITPPQGLIYLNAMTDTMLAKNMSYNTIKNYGNALITFLRTNDFRNPAEIDQKEIVRQLGNMMKHGLSPSTGNMLVNAMQFYYRNVLHRDYEITLPRPQKEHKLPPVLNEAECIRIFAQIKNPKHKMLIMLAYGAGLRVSELVTLCWDDILFEEHKIHIKCGKGKKDRYVMLPYTIVAGLKAYRNLTNSHKYVFEGQYKGEPYSASSVRQIMRRAVEAAGLEKRATPHTLRHSFATHLLEAGTDLRFIQALLGHSSIKTTTIYTHLTQKGVDRIQSPLDRLAASFNTTTNTSKKTEK; encoded by the coding sequence ATGGTTTTTTTGCAGAAAATACAGCATCGTAGCGCTCCCCGAATCGGGCTGTTTTTTAAATATGATGAGCAATTAAACCAAAGAGCCAGGAGTATTGGTGCCATATGGAGCCGGACATATCGATGCTGGTATGTTGATTACAGCAAGGAAAACTTTCGGAAAATAGAACAAGCTTTTCCTGAGATTGAAATTATAAACGACCCGGAAGAAAAGGTTCCGCCACAGGCGCCTGGTTTACAAAAGAGCCACGACAATGCGCCCATAGCTGCCGCCCGGAGCGACAACGCCCTTCCGCTGCAGGTTGCTGCGGAACATAATCCGACCAAAAAGGATGAACCTACCGGAGCCTGTGCCGAGTTTTTGCGAATTATCGGGAAATACTGGGCTGTTAAACTCCCATACACCCCAACCATTGTCAAAGCGCTTAAAGAAACGAAAGGCGTTTACTGGAACAAGAGCCACAAAGCCTGGATGGTACTGAGGCATGTGTCTGTGAAAACCAAGGTTGAAGCCATTCTGGGTCAACCAGGATTATTACCGGCCGATTACTATATAAACCATACGCCAGAAGGACAAAATGGTAAAATTGTGGTAGAGCCCTATGCGGCTGAAAGGAAGATGATGATGGTGAAACTTCCCGCCATATCGGCCATTGTGCAACAGGTTAAGCGATTTGCCGGCAGCCGTTACAGCAAAGCCAACCAATGCTACCTGCTGCCAGCCACTCCGGCAATGATGGAAAACCTGGTTGCGCTTGCCAAAAACAGCGGCCTTAGCTTAACAAACCGTTTGCCCGAAAATTACCTCCACAAACGGTATGCTCCCAACCTGAAACAGGTGAAGCTGGAAACTACTCTTGCGAACCTGCAAAGGATTACACCGCCCCAGGGGCTAATTTATCTGAATGCCATGACCGATACCATGCTGGCTAAAAATATGAGCTACAACACCATAAAAAATTATGGCAATGCACTGATTACCTTTTTGCGTACAAACGATTTCCGAAACCCTGCCGAAATTGACCAGAAAGAAATAGTGAGGCAACTCGGCAACATGATGAAACATGGGTTATCTCCTTCGACTGGCAATATGCTTGTAAACGCTATGCAGTTTTATTATCGAAATGTATTACACAGGGATTATGAAATTACCCTACCACGCCCCCAAAAAGAGCATAAACTCCCCCCTGTACTTAACGAAGCTGAATGTATTAGAATTTTTGCTCAGATAAAGAATCCCAAACACAAGATGCTTATCATGCTTGCATATGGGGCAGGTTTAAGGGTTAGCGAGCTGGTTACCCTGTGCTGGGATGATATCCTTTTCGAAGAGCACAAAATCCATATCAAATGTGGGAAAGGGAAAAAAGACCGCTATGTGATGCTACCCTATACTATTGTTGCAGGGTTGAAGGCATACCGCAACCTTACCAACAGCCACAAATATGTCTTTGAGGGGCAATACAAGGGCGAACCATACAGCGCAAGCAGTGTACGACAAATCATGAGGCGCGCAGTGGAAGCGGCAGGATTGGAGAAAAGAGCCACACCACACACTTTACGTCACAGCTTTGCAACCCATCTGCTTGAAGCCGGAACCGACCTCAGATTCATTCAAGCGTTGCTCGGACACAGTAGCATCAAGACCACCACCATCTACACCCACCTTACCCAAAAGGGAGTTGACCGGATACAAAGCCCACTCGACCGACTGGCAGCAAGCTTTAATACTACGACAAATACTTCTAAAAAAACTGAAAAGTGA
- a CDS encoding tyrosine-type recombinase/integrase has protein sequence MRAVHSRKPTKGAKYATQKAGVRNPLTLHWLRLSYAAHLLESGTDLPYIQELLGHKSPKTKEIYTQVSTQSIQKIKSPFDDL, from the coding sequence CTGAGAGCAGTACACAGCAGGAAGCCTACAAAAGGTGCTAAGTACGCTACGCAGAAAGCAGGCGTTCGCAACCCCTTAACGTTGCACTGGTTGCGGCTCAGCTACGCAGCGCACCTACTCGAGAGCGGCACCGATCTGCCGTACATACAGGAACTTTTGGGGCACAAGAGTCCCAAAACCAAGGAAATTTACACGCAAGTATCGACCCAAAGCATCCAAAAAATAAAATCGCCCTTCGATGATTTATAA
- a CDS encoding tyrosine-type recombinase/integrase, producing MSKEEVKRIITAPQNIKHRTMLSLIYTCGLRRSELIDLKPTSIDSGRNLLIVKQAKGNKDRVVPLSAKTIEMLRDYYKIYKPMVWLFEGQEA from the coding sequence TTGAGCAAGGAAGAGGTAAAGCGAATAATAACTGCGCCACAAAACATTAAGCACCGCACAATGCTCAGCCTAATTTACACATGCGGATTAAGGCGCAGCGAGCTAATCGATTTAAAACCCACAAGTATAGACAGTGGTCGCAACCTGCTTATAGTAAAACAAGCGAAGGGAAACAAGGACAGGGTTGTACCGTTATCGGCAAAAACCATTGAGATGCTGCGCGATTACTACAAGATATATAAGCCCATGGTATGGCTATTTGAGGGTCAGGAAGCCTGA
- a CDS encoding LacI family DNA-binding transcriptional regulator yields the protein MANRVTLNHIAQHVGVSKTLVSLVLNGKAQQYGISKQTCDKVLAAVKELNYRPNKTARSLRIGKTETVGLIVSDIANAFYAQMARMFEDLASAQGYSVIICSTDEEVEKEQRLITMLRNRQVDGLVVSTSQREPEWLKAVYESGTPLVLIDRHLGSDTLPAVVADNRSGGAMLAHHLVEQGYNRPLVLGLSTNHISSVAERIDGFMDVFKEHGLPCAVREVGFNTVQADVDELLVNLKALPFKPDCLFAVNNNIATAVLHSLAASNVKIPSDMAMVCFDDLPYFSFISPTITAIEQPIAQMCSRAFEVLSQLMDGESYLSHEVIRLPVKLNVRQSSQNKSK from the coding sequence ATGGCAAACCGCGTTACTCTCAACCATATTGCCCAGCATGTTGGGGTTTCAAAGACCTTGGTATCGCTTGTGCTGAACGGGAAAGCGCAGCAATACGGTATTTCAAAACAAACCTGCGATAAGGTACTTGCTGCGGTTAAGGAGTTGAACTATAGGCCCAACAAAACCGCCCGTAGCCTGCGAATCGGGAAAACCGAAACCGTTGGGCTGATTGTGTCCGATATCGCCAATGCGTTTTATGCCCAAATGGCCCGCATGTTTGAGGACTTAGCTTCAGCGCAAGGGTATAGCGTTATCATTTGCAGCACCGACGAGGAGGTTGAAAAGGAGCAGAGGCTAATAACCATGCTGCGTAACCGTCAGGTCGATGGACTTGTGGTGTCAACGTCGCAGCGTGAGCCTGAATGGCTAAAGGCTGTGTACGAAAGCGGTACGCCATTGGTGCTTATCGATAGGCATTTGGGTAGTGATACGCTACCCGCCGTAGTAGCCGATAATAGGTCAGGGGGCGCCATGCTTGCCCATCACCTGGTGGAGCAAGGGTATAACCGTCCTCTGGTGTTGGGGCTCTCCACAAACCATATTTCGTCGGTGGCTGAACGTATCGATGGGTTTATGGATGTGTTCAAGGAACATGGATTGCCTTGCGCGGTTCGCGAGGTGGGGTTCAACACCGTTCAGGCCGATGTGGATGAGCTGCTGGTAAACCTTAAGGCTCTCCCGTTTAAGCCCGATTGCCTGTTTGCGGTAAATAATAACATAGCCACCGCTGTGCTGCACTCACTGGCCGCTTCCAACGTCAAAATCCCCAGCGATATGGCAATGGTATGCTTCGACGATTTACCGTACTTCAGCTTTATCAGCCCCACAATCACTGCCATTGAGCAACCCATTGCCCAGATGTGCAGCAGGGCATTTGAAGTGTTGAGCCAGCTAATGGATGGGGAAAGCTATTTGAGCCATGAGGTGATAAGGCTTCCTGTAAAGCTTAACGTACGCCAATCATCGCAGAATAAATCGAAATAG
- a CDS encoding MFS transporter, giving the protein MNRKTFAILLAFLCMGFGDAVGPFVGLAKEQFTLSNFEAQLIAFMGFIMFGLLSVPMGLVQDRTGKKFVLMLGLSIALVGLVLPLFGLSSYALFLLTILLLGAGAAILQVAGNPIMRDVSEPGKYSRNLSFGQFIKAIGSLSGSLIPFAAAKWLGMDWKVLFPIYAAALLVTLIIIAFTSIQEVKADKESATLGSCFSLLSNRFILLMVLGIFVYVGIEICLSSGVPILLSSHYGIDLKTWGLLGNAFFFIAILTGRFLGSLILSWVKPHSFFRMTVALAVLGLLLIFVDNRVVTLVGVFITGLGFANIFPLIFSITVDSMPERTNEISGLMVTAIAGGAFIPPLMGLLADATSIRLGFIVPLAGIAFIALLTKVKPKTQL; this is encoded by the coding sequence ATGAACCGTAAAACATTTGCCATTTTGCTTGCCTTCCTGTGTATGGGGTTTGGCGATGCAGTAGGTCCGTTTGTGGGATTAGCTAAGGAGCAGTTTACCCTATCGAACTTTGAGGCGCAGCTTATTGCCTTTATGGGATTTATCATGTTTGGGCTTTTATCGGTACCCATGGGTTTGGTTCAGGACCGTACCGGTAAAAAGTTTGTCCTGATGCTGGGATTATCCATTGCGCTGGTTGGTCTTGTCCTTCCGCTTTTTGGGCTAAGCAGCTATGCGCTATTCCTGCTAACCATTCTGCTGCTTGGAGCGGGTGCCGCAATACTGCAGGTGGCTGGTAATCCTATTATGCGCGATGTGTCCGAACCCGGAAAATACTCACGAAATCTGAGTTTCGGACAATTCATTAAGGCAATCGGATCGCTTTCCGGTTCGCTCATCCCCTTTGCAGCCGCCAAGTGGCTGGGTATGGATTGGAAGGTACTTTTCCCAATTTATGCAGCGGCGCTTTTAGTCACCCTTATTATTATAGCGTTTACCAGTATTCAGGAGGTTAAGGCCGATAAGGAGTCAGCTACTCTTGGTAGCTGCTTTAGCTTGCTTTCAAACAGGTTTATCCTACTTATGGTGTTAGGAATTTTTGTTTACGTTGGCATTGAGATATGCTTGAGTTCAGGAGTGCCAATCCTGCTCAGTTCGCATTACGGTATCGATTTAAAGACCTGGGGCTTGCTGGGCAATGCATTTTTCTTCATCGCCATACTAACCGGTAGGTTTTTGGGCTCATTAATACTGTCGTGGGTGAAACCCCACAGCTTCTTTCGTATGACCGTTGCCCTGGCAGTATTGGGTCTTTTGCTGATTTTTGTTGATAATCGGGTTGTAACCCTGGTGGGTGTGTTTATCACAGGTCTTGGCTTTGCCAATATTTTCCCGCTGATATTCTCAATTACAGTCGATTCCATGCCCGAACGTACCAACGAGATATCCGGACTTATGGTAACCGCCATTGCTGGTGGCGCTTTCATTCCACCGCTTATGGGGCTGCTTGCCGATGCAACCAGCATTAGGCTTGGGTTTATTGTTCCCTTGGCTGGTATTGCATTCATTGCGCTGCTCACCAAGGTTAAACCTAAAACCCAACTGTAA
- a CDS encoding ROK family protein produces the protein MDYKNDNRVVLTLDAGGTNFVFSAIKGMECIGQSITLPSNGDNLDKCLSGIIDGFSSLIDGLTEKPVAISFAFPGPADYPNGIIGDLGNLPAFRGGIALGPMLEDRFHLPVFINNDGDLFAYGEAIAGFLPYVNQLLAESGSNKRYRHLLGITLGTGFGAGLVVDGNLFIGDNSAGAEIWLVRNAIDPDCFAEEGASIRAVQRVYHSYSKHSHGKPLTPKDIYEVLEGKQEGDLVAARLAFQTLGVVVGDAIANAVTLTDSLVVIGGGLSNAWKYFAPAMLSQLNGTISRTDGTKVDRLEVKVFNIEDEEQRARFLSGQRQQVSVPFSNRMVEYDPLKRIGVGLSRLGTSHAVAVGAYAYALGMIDKKG, from the coding sequence ATGGACTATAAAAACGACAATCGTGTAGTGCTTACCCTTGATGCCGGCGGAACAAACTTTGTGTTCAGCGCTATTAAGGGAATGGAGTGCATAGGCCAATCCATAACGCTTCCAAGCAATGGCGATAATCTCGATAAATGCCTTTCAGGCATTATCGATGGCTTTAGTAGCTTGATAGATGGCTTAACCGAAAAGCCTGTTGCTATCAGCTTTGCATTCCCCGGCCCGGCCGATTACCCCAATGGAATAATTGGCGATTTGGGCAATCTGCCTGCTTTCCGTGGCGGTATAGCCTTGGGACCCATGCTTGAGGATAGGTTTCACTTACCCGTTTTTATCAATAACGATGGCGATTTGTTTGCTTACGGCGAGGCTATTGCTGGATTTTTACCATACGTAAACCAACTTCTTGCCGAGAGTGGAAGTAATAAGCGCTACCGGCATTTGCTGGGGATTACGTTAGGAACCGGATTTGGAGCAGGGCTTGTGGTCGATGGAAATCTTTTCATTGGCGACAATTCGGCTGGCGCCGAGATTTGGTTAGTTCGTAACGCTATCGATCCCGACTGCTTTGCCGAGGAGGGAGCAAGCATAAGGGCTGTTCAACGCGTTTACCATTCGTACAGCAAGCATAGTCATGGCAAGCCGCTAACACCAAAGGATATCTACGAGGTGCTTGAGGGCAAGCAGGAGGGCGACCTTGTGGCTGCAAGGTTAGCCTTTCAAACCCTAGGCGTAGTGGTAGGCGATGCCATTGCTAACGCCGTCACCCTGACCGATTCGTTGGTGGTGATTGGTGGAGGTTTGTCTAATGCATGGAAGTATTTTGCCCCAGCCATGCTCAGCCAGCTCAACGGAACCATTTCTCGCACCGATGGAACAAAGGTGGATAGGCTTGAGGTTAAGGTGTTCAATATTGAGGACGAGGAGCAGCGAGCAAGGTTCCTGTCGGGGCAACGGCAGCAGGTAAGCGTCCCCTTTTCAAATCGTATGGTTGAGTACGACCCTTTGAAACGTATTGGTGTAGGTTTATCGCGCCTTGGCACAAGCCATGCGGTGGCTGTTGGAGCTTACGCTTATGCGCTTGGAATGATTGATAAAAAAGGTTGA
- a CDS encoding beta-mannosidase encodes MAKKVLSVLVLWALAFAALSQHELPLNGQWLFRRANTGDDWLPATVPGAVHVDLQANGLIGNPYLGCNNMHLAWIDSADWEYRKVFTLPKAFSPNRDVELVFEGLDTYADVYLNGVKVLSADNMFRRWTVPCSRFLSKGQNELRVFFRSAVRMVDSIAGRGSYRLPGGEWAYVRKAAYHFGWDWGPRFVTCGIWKPVYLRLVPKVRIENLSISTISVSNQRAVMAIDFDMASDAKKPLRLTVTDASTGKIYLDTTILPKGHEVNAHFYIDSPKLWWPNGMGEQYLNRFRVQVFEGKRLVDDRVCDVGIRTVKLISEPDSAGQSFYFLVNGLPMFAKGANLIPPDFFVHSTADSAWVKQVDLAAKSNFNMLRVWGGGVYAPNAFMEECTRKGILVWHDFMFACSMYPYSSAFLANVKAEVVEQVKRLRRHTSLALWCGNNEVDEGWHNWGWQKQLSELAGATDSVWNGYVQLFQQLLPEAVMRYDSTRSYWPSSPMFGWGRAESTTHGDSHYWGVWWGREPFERYAQRIPRFMSEYGFQGAPSEQVLRMFNDGYNLPDSAQLLCHQKHPVGYQTINEYMEREGLKPNDLLEWMDYSQLVQAQGYAHAIEAHRLASPYCMGTLYWQLNDCWPVVSWSGTDYAGKWKRVQYYVQNLYKPVIAGAHLDDTLVVVKAVSDSIKPIQVDISVRFFDINGNELNQLYQSLTLQPNVAAEVGRVPLTLELIARNDIYLRLTVSIDNETRFESVYYFTKSPHKDILGMGMVQRIREIKRETSE; translated from the coding sequence ATGGCGAAAAAGGTTCTATCGGTTCTGGTCTTATGGGCGTTGGCTTTTGCTGCTCTATCGCAGCATGAGTTACCGCTCAATGGCCAATGGTTATTTAGGAGGGCAAACACAGGTGACGATTGGCTGCCTGCAACCGTTCCTGGTGCGGTTCATGTTGACCTTCAGGCCAATGGCCTAATTGGCAATCCATACCTTGGATGCAATAATATGCACTTGGCTTGGATTGATAGTGCCGATTGGGAGTACCGCAAAGTCTTTACTTTGCCCAAAGCCTTTAGCCCAAATAGGGATGTTGAGCTGGTGTTTGAAGGACTCGATACCTATGCCGATGTTTACCTGAACGGTGTGAAAGTACTATCGGCCGATAACATGTTCAGGCGGTGGACGGTTCCTTGCTCACGGTTCCTTAGCAAAGGGCAAAATGAGCTAAGGGTATTTTTCCGTTCTGCCGTTCGGATGGTCGATAGCATTGCCGGGCGTGGGAGTTACAGGTTGCCTGGCGGCGAATGGGCCTATGTCCGTAAGGCTGCATACCATTTTGGTTGGGACTGGGGCCCCCGATTTGTTACCTGTGGTATTTGGAAACCGGTTTACTTAAGGTTGGTCCCAAAAGTGCGAATCGAAAACCTTTCAATATCAACAATATCCGTTAGCAATCAAAGAGCTGTAATGGCTATCGATTTCGATATGGCAAGTGATGCCAAAAAACCATTGCGGCTAACCGTAACCGATGCTTCTACAGGCAAGATATACCTTGATACAACCATTCTGCCCAAAGGGCATGAGGTGAACGCACATTTTTATATTGATAGCCCTAAGCTCTGGTGGCCAAACGGAATGGGGGAGCAGTATCTAAATCGATTTAGAGTGCAGGTGTTTGAAGGGAAAAGGTTGGTTGATGATAGGGTGTGCGATGTAGGAATTAGAACCGTAAAGTTGATATCGGAGCCCGATAGCGCTGGGCAATCGTTTTACTTTTTGGTAAACGGTTTGCCAATGTTTGCCAAGGGGGCAAACCTTATCCCACCCGACTTCTTTGTGCATAGCACTGCCGATTCGGCATGGGTTAAGCAGGTTGATTTAGCTGCCAAAAGCAATTTTAATATGCTTAGGGTTTGGGGTGGCGGTGTTTATGCACCCAATGCTTTTATGGAGGAGTGTACCCGCAAAGGCATTCTGGTTTGGCACGACTTTATGTTTGCCTGTTCAATGTATCCATACAGTTCTGCTTTCCTTGCCAATGTAAAGGCTGAAGTTGTTGAACAGGTAAAACGCCTGCGCAGGCACACAAGCCTTGCGCTATGGTGTGGTAACAACGAGGTGGACGAGGGATGGCATAACTGGGGTTGGCAAAAGCAGCTTAGCGAGCTTGCGGGAGCAACCGATTCGGTATGGAATGGTTACGTTCAGCTTTTCCAGCAGCTTTTACCTGAGGCTGTAATGCGTTACGATTCCACCAGAAGTTACTGGCCGTCGTCGCCCATGTTTGGCTGGGGAAGAGCTGAAAGCACTACGCACGGCGATTCGCACTACTGGGGTGTGTGGTGGGGTAGGGAGCCCTTTGAGCGATACGCCCAAAGAATACCACGCTTTATGAGTGAGTACGGTTTTCAGGGTGCACCTTCCGAACAGGTTCTACGAATGTTTAACGACGGGTATAACCTGCCCGACTCGGCTCAACTGCTATGCCATCAAAAGCATCCGGTAGGATACCAAACCATAAATGAGTATATGGAACGCGAGGGGCTTAAGCCCAACGATTTGCTGGAGTGGATGGACTATAGCCAATTGGTTCAGGCACAGGGTTACGCTCATGCCATAGAGGCGCATAGATTAGCATCGCCCTACTGTATGGGCACGCTGTACTGGCAGCTGAACGACTGCTGGCCTGTAGTGTCGTGGTCAGGTACTGACTATGCTGGAAAGTGGAAACGGGTTCAATACTACGTGCAAAATCTCTATAAACCTGTTATTGCAGGTGCCCATTTAGATGATACTTTGGTTGTGGTAAAAGCCGTATCCGATAGTATAAAGCCCATACAGGTAGATATTTCCGTTAGATTTTTTGACATCAATGGAAATGAATTAAATCAACTTTACCAGAGTTTGACCTTGCAACCTAATGTTGCTGCTGAGGTTGGTAGAGTACCGCTTACCCTCGAGCTAATTGCTCGCAACGATATCTACCTGAGATTAACTGTTAGCATCGATAATGAAACGCGCTTTGAGAGCGTTTACTACTTTACCAAATCACCCCATAAGGATATTCTGGGTATGGGAATGGTTCAACGAATAAGAGAGATAAAAAGGGAAACATCGGAATAA